AAGAACATCCTTATGAAAGATATACCAGATGGCAAAGCCGGTCGGAAGAAACAGAGGATGATAAGAAAATGAGGCGGCAAAGTCAAGACGCGCCATACTCTTAAAAGCCCTCGTCATCCCACAGCACGGACACGGAATACCAAACAGGTATTCAAGCGGACACCTCCAGATGAAAAGCAGTAGCACAAACAGGCCGCTTATGATGACAATGTGACGGACTATTATATTTTTCTTCATTATCGTACTTTTGTCCCGCACTGATTGCAGAAGACCATATCATCCGACAGTGCATTCCCGCATTTCGGACACTCTCTTTTATCCGGCGCAACGGGAGCGGCATTCTCCAGATCTTTAAGCTTTCCGTTCAACTGCGCTATGAGCGCTTCTTTTTCCTTCAGTTCAAGTTCCAGCGTACGTATGCGCTCCTCCTTTTCGGACAACACCTTCTGCTGCTTGTCCGTTTCACTCTTAACATACGCTCTGATCTGTGCAAACAGTCCGTCAAGCCCGTCCGCCTGCGCATCTGCCTTTTCCACCTGTCCTATGAATTGACTGCTGTCCGGCCGACTTTCCGTCTTTTCTCCGCAGTATGTACAAAACAGAGAGCCTTCACGCAGTTCACTTCCGCATTTTACACATTTTATCATTTGTTCTTCCTCCAGTCCATAAAAATAGATGTCATAAATACATAAAAAGTGCAGTTCCTGCCATGACAGTACCGCTGCACTTTTTCATACGCTATTCTTTGCCGCAAAATAACTCATACCCCACAAGCGCACACACTATGGCACATATCAACTCTATAAACGGATGTCTGACGAGTATAGTAAATATGATCCCCACTGCCAGACACAACAGGGCAAATCCCACCACTCGTTTCATTCAATAACCTCTGCACCAATTCTCACTATATTATATGCGCGCTTTCAGGAAACGAGACTGTCAGTCTGCAATATCCTCCGCCGCTTCGGCTTCATTCAGAATATCATCCACATCTTTTTCGGTCATCTTATCTTCACCTTTTGAGCCGAACTTTTCAATGACATCGGGGATCATATCCAGTATCTTCGTCATCGTATCCTGATTTTTGATATTCACAAGCTTTGTATATCCATTCTGGATCACGAGGACCGCGCACGGCGTCATCTTGCCGCCTATCCCGCCGGCGCCTCTTTCTTTCTTGTCACCGTTGAAGGCGCCTGCTCCTACCGCGAACGATACGTCGACAAGAGGAAGAAGAATCGTGTCCCCTATATGGATCGCGTCACCTACAACCGTCTTCGACGTGATCACTCCGTCCATCCCGTGGAAAAGAGCCTCCACCGTTCCTTTAAAATTATTTTCAGCCATGTCCGTTTCCTCCTCAATCAAACTATAATTCAAAACTCCTTGCGTGCTTATACGTGGCGCGGACCTCTCTGCACCAGAACAGATT
This is a stretch of genomic DNA from [Clostridium] hylemonae DSM 15053. It encodes these proteins:
- a CDS encoding DUF2752 domain-containing protein; translation: MKKNIIVRHIVIISGLFVLLLFIWRCPLEYLFGIPCPCCGMTRAFKSMARLDFAASFSYHPLFLPTGFAIWYIFHKDVLPERFRLKKKTARILGGVLLFLLLALYIYRVGFQPDGVIKIDLDDGLIFKIMRAIQGG
- a CDS encoding zinc-ribbon domain-containing protein, encoding MIKCVKCGSELREGSLFCTYCGEKTESRPDSSQFIGQVEKADAQADGLDGLFAQIRAYVKSETDKQQKVLSEKEERIRTLELELKEKEALIAQLNGKLKDLENAAPVAPDKRECPKCGNALSDDMVFCNQCGTKVR
- a CDS encoding GerW family sporulation protein, which produces MAENNFKGTVEALFHGMDGVITSKTVVGDAIHIGDTILLPLVDVSFAVGAGAFNGDKKERGAGGIGGKMTPCAVLVIQNGYTKLVNIKNQDTMTKILDMIPDVIEKFGSKGEDKMTEKDVDDILNEAEAAEDIAD